From the Acidobacteriota bacterium genome, one window contains:
- a CDS encoding thrombospondin type 3 repeat-containing protein: MVHPCQSLLRHVGLVVMCLCLVVGCSTGEDPNLVTDLSTLNLLLADSGNFPQQVVSTTPTYQAVTWVVNPGMATLTLTDGSDPIDFTFQDSCDFADTTLSGAVSVGACRDGIVVGARDTPVTGMLQVTFSAMDVRRAKPVLPVDGDNDGDGFLNSVDICPLFWDEDQSDDNGDGIGDSCSFVDVFNGSISPDADRDGRRDSIDNCVWFANPGQEDTGDLAMKGIADGIGDICVEQIANVTPKMGQSFTIERMVEIMPESGLPSFITLDIKGDTAFTMCDWDMGTCMLDVDQVEVCFSTNRLIASFGCF, from the coding sequence ATGGTCCATCCGTGTCAGTCCCTGCTGAGGCATGTCGGCCTGGTGGTGATGTGCTTGTGCTTGGTGGTCGGTTGCTCGACCGGTGAAGATCCCAATCTGGTCACCGATCTCAGCACACTGAACCTCCTGCTGGCCGACAGCGGTAACTTCCCGCAACAGGTCGTGTCAACGACGCCGACCTACCAGGCCGTCACCTGGGTCGTTAACCCGGGAATGGCAACGCTTACGCTGACGGACGGCTCGGATCCGATCGACTTCACCTTCCAGGATTCTTGCGATTTCGCGGATACGACTCTTTCAGGCGCGGTCTCCGTCGGGGCTTGCCGGGATGGGATCGTCGTCGGGGCACGCGACACCCCCGTGACGGGCATGCTTCAGGTCACCTTCTCCGCCATGGACGTGCGGCGCGCCAAACCGGTACTTCCGGTGGACGGAGACAACGACGGCGATGGTTTCCTGAACAGCGTCGACATCTGCCCGCTGTTCTGGGACGAGGACCAATCGGACGACAACGGTGATGGCATCGGCGATTCGTGTTCGTTCGTCGACGTCTTCAATGGCAGCATCTCGCCAGATGCGGATCGCGACGGCCGACGGGACTCCATCGACAACTGTGTCTGGTTTGCAAACCCCGGCCAGGAGGACACCGGTGACCTCGCCATGAAAGGGATCGCCGACGGGATCGGTGATATCTGTGTGGAGCAGATCGCAAACGTCACGCCGAAAATGGGGCAGAGTTTCACCATCGAACGGATGGTGGAGATCATGCCGGAGAGTGGGTTGCCGTCGTTCATCACGTTGGACATCAAAGGTGACACGGCGTTCACCATGTGCGATTGGGACATGGGAACTTGCATGCTCGATGTGGATCAGGTCGAAGTCTGCTTCTCGACCAATCGACTCATCGCCAGCTTTGGCTGCTTCTGA